One genomic window of Oncorhynchus clarkii lewisi isolate Uvic-CL-2024 chromosome 5, UVic_Ocla_1.0, whole genome shotgun sequence includes the following:
- the LOC139408798 gene encoding heparanase → MSGISILAFVMISILSYGYYVVASVESARDEWNFESVNLNVDLSRVLKKVNERFLSVAIDASLVAEEKFMYLLTSPKLRTLAKALTPAFLRFGGTRQDFMTFNPTFLHSNENHKNSVFDADDICERLELPPLLEKRLKQEWTLQEILLDKEDLQRKYRSVKFTECAVDLLYSFTNCSGLDLIFGLNELLRTSGNSWDSSNARTLLQYCESKQYSMSWELGNEPNSYEKKAGIRVDGYQLGQDFVQLRKILQESKLYHNTGLYGPDISQPRDHRRDLLEGFLESGAEAIDACTWHHYYVNGRDTSLEDFLDPEVLNTLALKTHEVMETIELTSPGKKVWLGETSSAYGGGAKGLSDTFVAGFMWLDKLGLGAKLGLDVLIRQVLIGSGTYHLVDENLDPLPDYWLSVLYKRLVGPEVLSIEAFSILGKTKRVRVYLHCTNKKSTSYKSGAVTLFALNLSKGPARISVPVTISNSTGEAFVLQSEQPGEEGLYSKSVKLNGEVLKMVDERTLPSLQGTPLPAGEHLRLPGYSFAFYVLSEAQALACR, encoded by the exons ATGTCAGGAATATCAATCTTAGCATTTGTGATGATATCTATTCTATCGTATGGATATTATGTCGTAGCAAGTGTCGAGTCTGCGAGGGATGAGTGGAATTTTGAGTCCGTAAATCTGAATGTGGACCTCTCTCGAGTACTCAAGAAAGTGAATGAACGTTTTTTGTCTGTTGCCATAGACGCGAGTCTAGTCGCTGAAGAGAAGTTCATGTACCTTTTAAC GTCTCCAAAGCTGAGGACATTGGCAAAAGCTTTGACTCCAGCATTTCTGAGATTTGGAGGGACAAGACAAGATTTCATGACCTTCAACCCAACATTTTTACATTCAAACGAGAATCACAAAAACTCTGTATTTGATGCAG ATGACATATGTGAAAGGCTGGAGCTGCCTCCACTACTGGAAAAGAGGCTGAAGCAGGAATGGACTCTACAGGAAATACTTCTCGACAAGGAGGACTTGCAGAGGAAGTATAGGAGTGTAAAGTTCACAG AGTGTGCAGTGGATCTGCTCTACTCTTTTACCAACTGCTCTGGATTAGACCTCATCTTTGGGCTCAACGAGCTGCTCAGGACCTCTGGGAACTCCTGGGACAGTAGTAATGCCAGGACCCTCCTACAGTACTGTGAATCTAAACAGTACAGCATGTCCTGGGAGCTGGGAAATG AGCCCAACAGCTATGAGAAGAAGGCAGGGATCAGGGTGGATGGATATCAGCTCGGCCAAGATTTTGTTCAACTCCGCAAGATTCTGCAGGAATCCAAACTTTACCATAACACTGGACTCTATGGACCAGACATTAGCCAACCCCGGGACCACCGGAGAGACTTACTGGAGGG GTTCTTGGAGAGTGGGGCAGAAGCAATTGATGCATGCACCTGGCACCA TTATTATGTCAATGGAAGAGACACGTCTCTAGAAGATTTCCTAGACCCTGAGGTGCTAAACACGTTGGCCTTAAAAACACATGAAGTCATGGAG ACCATTGAGCTGACCTCCCCTGGGAAGAAGGTGTGGCTTGGAGAGACTAGTTCTGCCTATGGAGGCGGGGCTAAGGGCCTGTCTGACACATTTGTCGCTGGattcat GTGGCTGGATAAACTGGGCCTGGGTGCGAAGCTCGGATTGGATGTTCTCATCAGACAGGTTTTGATTGGATCTGGGACTTACCACCTGGTAGATGAGAACCTGGATCCACTTCCT GATTACTGGCTATCAGTTCTGTACAAGAGGCTTGTTGGACCAGAGGTGCTGAGTATAGAAGCCTTTTCCATTTTGGGAAAGACGAAAAGAGTACGGGTCTACCTGCACTGCACTAACAAGAAAAG caCAAGCTACAAAAGTGGAGCAGTCACATTGTTTGCTCTGAACCTGAGTAAGGGCCCTGCAAGGATCTCTGTGCCTGTTACAATCTCTAACAGTACCGGCGAGGCCTTCGTTCTACAGTCTGAACAGCCTGGCGAGGAGGGACTCTACTCCAA GTCTGTGAAACTCAACGGAGAGGTGTTGAAGATGGTGGATGAAAGAACACTTCCATCGCTCCAGGGAACTCCTCTTCCTGCAGGAGAACATCTCAGACTCCCTGGTTATTCCTTTGCCTTCTATGTCCTCAGCGAGGCCCAGGCGCTGGCCTGCCGATGA
- the LOC139409684 gene encoding myosin light chain 5-like yields the protein MDDTASRKTKKKELDAMRAQRASSNVFSMFKQTQIQEFKEVFTLTDQDRDGFIDKEDLKDTYESPGRYFNDTLFQLPNVCGHTFKLVGLDVSATPVSDRCIKSKHRAPVKQMFQSPTFDPAGNLDYKSLCYIITRGEEQEE from the exons ATGGATGATACT GCCAGCAGAAAGACCAAGAAGAAAGAATTGGATGCCATGAGAGCCCAGAGAGCATCCTCCAATGTCTTCTCCATGTTCAAGCAGACACAGATCCAGGAGTTTAAAG AGGTGTTCACACTTACCGACCAGGACAGAGATGGGTTTATTGACAAAGAAGATCTAAAGGATACCTATGAATCTCCTGGTCGGTATTTCAATGATACACTATTTCAATtgccaaacgtatgtggacacaccttcaaattagtgggttTGGatgtttcagccacaccagtttctgacaggtgtataaaatcga agcacagggcgcca GTTAAACAGATGTTCCAATCGCCTACCTTCGACCCAGCAGGAAACCTGGACTACAAATCCCTCTGTTACATCATCACACgcggagaggaacaggaggagtaa
- the LOC139408799 gene encoding probetacellulin isoform X2 yields the protein MAKACKLYVGIVTALALCKCSLAEWNATEEPANKNVSRYHQGNTNNFTDSIETATQAKWSGHFTKCPKEFRNYCIHGSCRFVKEQNTPSCRCEKGYIGSRCEYVDLAWRIGDQRQIIIACVIAALVFLILLIIFICICAHRHKLCRRKRRRKEETRNGTEKLNMIMMNTNGTHEASSDSVETSNINAI from the exons ATGGCAAAGGCATGCAAACTGTATGTCGGAAtagtcacag CTTTGGCCCTATGCAAATGTTCTCTGGCTGAATGGAATGCAACTGAGGAGCCGGCCAACAAGAATGTGTCCCGCTATCACCAAGGCAACACAAACAACTTCACAG ACTCAATAGAAACTGCAACTCAAGCCAAATGGAGCGGCCATTTCACCAAATGTCCAAAGGAGTTCAGGaattactgtatccatgggtcGTGCCGCTTTGTGAAGGAACAGAACACTCCTTCGTGCAG ATGTGAAAAAGGGTACATTGGGTCCAGGTGTGAGTATGTTGATTTGGCCTGGCGTATAGGAGACCAGAGGCAGATCATCATAGCCTGTGTGATAGCAGCGTTGGTCTTCCTCATACTGCTCATCATATTCATCTGCATCTGTGCACA TCGACATAAACTTTGCAGGCggaagaggagaagaaaagaggagaCGAGGAATGGAACAGAGAAGCTCAATATGATTATGATGAACACAAATGGAACGCATGAAGCATCCTCAGATTCAGTAGAAACCTCAAACATCAATGCAATATGA
- the LOC139408799 gene encoding probetacellulin isoform X4: MAKACKLYVGIVTALALCKCSLAEWNATEEPANKNVSRYHQGNTNNFTETATQAKWSGHFTKCPKEFRNYCIHGSCRFVKEQNTPSCRCEKGYIGSRCEYVDLAWRIGDQRQIIIACVIAALVFLILLIIFICICAHRHKLCRRKRRRKEETRNGTEKLNMIMMNTNGTHEASSDSVETSNINAI; encoded by the exons ATGGCAAAGGCATGCAAACTGTATGTCGGAAtagtcacag CTTTGGCCCTATGCAAATGTTCTCTGGCTGAATGGAATGCAACTGAGGAGCCGGCCAACAAGAATGTGTCCCGCTATCACCAAGGCAACACAAACAACTTCACAG AAACTGCAACTCAAGCCAAATGGAGCGGCCATTTCACCAAATGTCCAAAGGAGTTCAGGaattactgtatccatgggtcGTGCCGCTTTGTGAAGGAACAGAACACTCCTTCGTGCAG ATGTGAAAAAGGGTACATTGGGTCCAGGTGTGAGTATGTTGATTTGGCCTGGCGTATAGGAGACCAGAGGCAGATCATCATAGCCTGTGTGATAGCAGCGTTGGTCTTCCTCATACTGCTCATCATATTCATCTGCATCTGTGCACA TCGACATAAACTTTGCAGGCggaagaggagaagaaaagaggagaCGAGGAATGGAACAGAGAAGCTCAATATGATTATGATGAACACAAATGGAACGCATGAAGCATCCTCAGATTCAGTAGAAACCTCAAACATCAATGCAATATGA
- the LOC139408799 gene encoding probetacellulin isoform X1, with protein sequence MFGHFAISSVCFLVVALALCKCSLAEWNATEEPANKNVSRYHQGNTNNFTDSIETATQAKWSGHFTKCPKEFRNYCIHGSCRFVKEQNTPSCRCEKGYIGSRCEYVDLAWRIGDQRQIIIACVIAALVFLILLIIFICICAHRHKLCRRKRRRKEETRNGTEKLNMIMMNTNGTHEASSDSVETSNINAI encoded by the exons ATGTTTGGGCATTTTGCGATCAGCTCTGTTTGTTTTCTGGTTGTAGCTTTGGCCCTATGCAAATGTTCTCTGGCTGAATGGAATGCAACTGAGGAGCCGGCCAACAAGAATGTGTCCCGCTATCACCAAGGCAACACAAACAACTTCACAG ACTCAATAGAAACTGCAACTCAAGCCAAATGGAGCGGCCATTTCACCAAATGTCCAAAGGAGTTCAGGaattactgtatccatgggtcGTGCCGCTTTGTGAAGGAACAGAACACTCCTTCGTGCAG ATGTGAAAAAGGGTACATTGGGTCCAGGTGTGAGTATGTTGATTTGGCCTGGCGTATAGGAGACCAGAGGCAGATCATCATAGCCTGTGTGATAGCAGCGTTGGTCTTCCTCATACTGCTCATCATATTCATCTGCATCTGTGCACA TCGACATAAACTTTGCAGGCggaagaggagaagaaaagaggagaCGAGGAATGGAACAGAGAAGCTCAATATGATTATGATGAACACAAATGGAACGCATGAAGCATCCTCAGATTCAGTAGAAACCTCAAACATCAATGCAATATGA
- the LOC139408799 gene encoding probetacellulin isoform X3, which translates to MFGHFAISSVCFLVVALALCKCSLAEWNATEEPANKNVSRYHQGNTNNFTETATQAKWSGHFTKCPKEFRNYCIHGSCRFVKEQNTPSCRCEKGYIGSRCEYVDLAWRIGDQRQIIIACVIAALVFLILLIIFICICAHRHKLCRRKRRRKEETRNGTEKLNMIMMNTNGTHEASSDSVETSNINAI; encoded by the exons ATGTTTGGGCATTTTGCGATCAGCTCTGTTTGTTTTCTGGTTGTAGCTTTGGCCCTATGCAAATGTTCTCTGGCTGAATGGAATGCAACTGAGGAGCCGGCCAACAAGAATGTGTCCCGCTATCACCAAGGCAACACAAACAACTTCACAG AAACTGCAACTCAAGCCAAATGGAGCGGCCATTTCACCAAATGTCCAAAGGAGTTCAGGaattactgtatccatgggtcGTGCCGCTTTGTGAAGGAACAGAACACTCCTTCGTGCAG ATGTGAAAAAGGGTACATTGGGTCCAGGTGTGAGTATGTTGATTTGGCCTGGCGTATAGGAGACCAGAGGCAGATCATCATAGCCTGTGTGATAGCAGCGTTGGTCTTCCTCATACTGCTCATCATATTCATCTGCATCTGTGCACA TCGACATAAACTTTGCAGGCggaagaggagaagaaaagaggagaCGAGGAATGGAACAGAGAAGCTCAATATGATTATGATGAACACAAATGGAACGCATGAAGCATCCTCAGATTCAGTAGAAACCTCAAACATCAATGCAATATGA